In the genome of Marinobacter sp. ANT_B65, one region contains:
- a CDS encoding LysR family transcriptional regulator translates to MEIRWLEDFMALARTRHFSRAAELQHVSQPTFSRRIKLLEEAMGATLINRQTLPLSLTPAGECFFELCQRVTRDVRDVRSQIADMEAEVSARISVGSTQGLFSHFYQRWASEAGVEDRLQLNLKATSWVGEQFLDALDSGECDLVLCYWHQDLPWRDRLVRGDYESIVLARESLVPVSVVGSNGKPRFPLPGMAGQTVPLIAYHSRGFLQSAIEAHLGRSRDSVNLLPLNENTQSASIKALVKQGFGMGWLPSRMTEKSEHFGSLTRAGDERWDVPLEIRLIRRHEPRSDDLLTLWKKLENQHA, encoded by the coding sequence ATGGAAATACGCTGGCTGGAAGATTTTATGGCTTTGGCGCGTACGCGCCATTTTTCGCGGGCTGCCGAACTGCAGCACGTAAGCCAGCCTACATTCAGTCGTCGCATCAAGCTGCTCGAAGAAGCCATGGGCGCAACTCTGATCAACCGGCAGACTCTGCCTCTATCGCTGACGCCTGCCGGTGAGTGTTTTTTTGAATTGTGCCAGCGGGTAACCCGGGATGTCCGGGATGTGCGCAGCCAGATTGCCGATATGGAAGCAGAGGTGTCTGCGCGCATCAGTGTGGGCTCAACCCAGGGGCTTTTCTCTCATTTTTATCAACGCTGGGCCAGCGAGGCGGGTGTCGAAGATCGTCTGCAGCTTAACCTCAAAGCCACCAGCTGGGTTGGGGAGCAGTTTCTGGATGCTCTGGATAGTGGCGAATGTGATCTGGTGTTGTGCTATTGGCACCAGGACCTGCCCTGGCGTGACCGGCTGGTCCGGGGAGACTACGAATCCATTGTTCTTGCCCGGGAGTCGCTGGTGCCTGTGAGTGTGGTGGGGAGTAATGGTAAGCCCCGGTTTCCTCTGCCGGGCATGGCCGGGCAGACAGTGCCGCTGATTGCTTATCACTCACGGGGTTTTTTACAGTCTGCTATTGAGGCGCATCTGGGGCGCAGCAGGGATTCAGTGAACCTCCTGCCCCTGAACGAAAACACTCAGTCGGCAAGCATCAAAGCGCTGGTAAAACAGGGCTTTGGCATGGGTTGGCTGCCCAGTCGTATGACGGAAAAGAGCGAGCACTTCGGCAGTCTTACCCGGGCCGGCGACGAGCGCTGGGATGTTCCGCTGGAAATTCGTCTGATCCGCCGGCATGAGCCACGCTCAGATGACCTTTTGACCCTTTGGAAAAAACTGGAAAATCAACATGCCTGA
- a CDS encoding ABC transporter ATP-binding protein, whose translation MTSPLVEIRGLEKRFDLTGGLLEQITFQNGRFRRRQEAVHAINGVDLQVHKGEALCVVGESGCGKSTVARTVMGLLSPSAGEVHYDGRRIDNLKGRDVLPYRRKMQMIFQNPYASLNPRMTIQQTLEEPIHFHHPELARDEVRSKVQEVMQSVGIDPDWGSRFGHEFSGGQRQRIAIARALAVDPEFIVADEPISALDVSIQAQVLNLLMDAQETRNLTYLFITHDLAVVEHFGTRVAVMYLGRVCELSDTKTLFAEPRHPYTQALLSAIPRLEDDRPSHIRLQGEVPTPVNLPSGCVFHGRCPYANERCRQEIPRLIATDGGAQVACHAVEEARL comes from the coding sequence ATGACCTCCCCACTGGTGGAAATTCGTGGCCTGGAAAAGCGGTTTGACCTGACTGGCGGCCTGCTGGAGCAGATCACCTTTCAAAACGGCCGATTCCGGCGCAGGCAGGAGGCCGTTCATGCCATCAATGGTGTTGATCTCCAGGTGCACAAAGGAGAGGCCTTGTGCGTGGTTGGCGAATCCGGCTGTGGCAAATCCACGGTCGCCCGCACGGTTATGGGTTTGTTATCGCCCAGCGCGGGAGAGGTACATTACGACGGCAGGCGCATTGATAATCTCAAAGGCCGGGATGTGCTGCCGTATCGTCGGAAAATGCAGATGATATTCCAGAATCCTTATGCGTCTCTTAATCCGCGCATGACGATTCAGCAGACTCTGGAAGAGCCGATCCATTTTCATCACCCGGAGCTTGCGCGCGATGAAGTGCGCAGCAAAGTGCAGGAGGTGATGCAGTCTGTGGGAATAGATCCGGACTGGGGCAGCCGGTTTGGTCATGAATTCTCTGGCGGCCAGCGCCAGCGTATTGCCATAGCCCGTGCGCTGGCAGTGGATCCTGAATTTATTGTAGCGGACGAACCCATTTCTGCATTGGATGTCTCCATCCAGGCTCAGGTTCTGAATCTGCTGATGGACGCCCAGGAAACCCGCAACCTGACCTATCTGTTTATTACCCATGATCTGGCGGTGGTTGAACATTTCGGCACCCGGGTCGCCGTGATGTATCTCGGACGGGTATGTGAGTTGTCAGATACCAAAACACTGTTTGCCGAGCCACGCCACCCCTATACCCAGGCCCTGCTGTCGGCGATCCCCAGGCTTGAAGACGACAGGCCCAGCCACATTCGTCTGCAGGGTGAAGTACCAACACCGGTCAATCTGCCATCTGGCTGCGTATTCCATGGTCGTTGCCCTTATGCCAACGAACGCTGTCGTCAGGAAATACCCCGGCTGATTGCCACTGATGGTGGTGCCCAGGTGGCCTGCCATGCGGTGGAGGAAGCGCGGTTGTAG